One window of the Archaeoglobus sulfaticallidus PM70-1 genome contains the following:
- a CDS encoding eIF2B alpha/beta/delta subunit family protein — protein sequence MDEELEKIISDREHGSSYILIKSIELLKKYRDPEIVKKIISAFPEMSGLKNILNKVAERGVEGIEAVERYIKDSNQKTSRNLREIVEGKVVTTISRSHIVSEGLKSAKKVFVLESNPGGEGRLLADELELVGVEYVEVVPDAFMGYAVAESDYVISGADSISKHGFVNKVGTLPLALVARHYEVPFILAVPSYKFSSNLVVQNKIFEFVSMKYVSQVVSEICVCSAEEFLKILRKRGTGFKV from the coding sequence ATGGATGAAGAGCTTGAAAAGATTATCAGCGACAGGGAGCACGGTTCGAGTTACATCCTCATAAAATCGATAGAGTTGCTGAAGAAGTATAGAGATCCCGAAATAGTGAAGAAAATAATCTCAGCCTTTCCCGAGATGTCTGGCTTGAAGAATATCTTAAATAAAGTTGCTGAGCGAGGCGTTGAGGGTATTGAGGCTGTTGAGAGATATATTAAGGACTCAAATCAAAAGACATCGAGGAATTTGAGGGAAATTGTTGAGGGCAAGGTTGTCACGACGATAAGCAGGAGTCATATTGTTAGCGAAGGGCTGAAATCGGCAAAAAAGGTGTTCGTTCTTGAATCAAATCCCGGTGGTGAGGGCAGACTTCTTGCTGATGAACTTGAGCTTGTAGGAGTTGAATATGTAGAAGTGGTTCCCGATGCGTTCATGGGGTATGCTGTTGCTGAGAGCGATTATGTTATATCTGGGGCGGACAGTATATCTAAGCACGGTTTTGTAAACAAGGTTGGAACTCTACCTCTGGCTCTCGTTGCCAGACACTACGAAGTTCCTTTCATACTTGCTGTACCATCTTATAAGTTTTCATCAAATTTGGTTGTTCAAAACAAAATATTCGAGTTTGTAAGCATGAAGTATGTCAGTCAGGTGGTAAGCGAAATCTGCGTTTGCAGTGCTGAGGAGTTTTTGAAGATTTTGAGGAAGAGAGGAACAGGATTTAAAGTTTAA
- a CDS encoding vitamin B12-dependent ribonucleotide reductase: MELSRTAEVVLRKRYLLKDEHGNVIETPEEMCWRVARAIAKAEENYNGDSEKWAKRFFEIIYNQQFMPNSPTLMNAGTSLHQLSACFVIPVDDSIEGIFKALADMAKVQKSGGGTGFSFSRLRPKGDIVKSTMGVASGPVSFMKIFDSATEQIKQGGRRRGANMGILNVHHPDIEEFITAKREEGVLRNFNISVAVTDKFMKAVIEDKEYEQINPRTKEVVRRVPARKIFDMIIDGAWRNGEPGMVFIDAVNKFNPTPHIGEIESTNPCGEQPLLPYESCNLGSINLAKFVKDGDIDWDSLKEIVHIAVRFLDDVIDVNDYPIPEIEEMTKGNRKIGLGVMGWADMLFMLGIPYDSREALELAERVMSFIQEESHKASQDLAEERGVFPNWKESVWEKRGIRIRNATTTTIAPTGTISIIAGCSSGIEPVFALAYKRMNILDGEEFFEINPVLERTLRENGLYSDEILSKIVENGTLEGVDEIPESMKRVFKCALEISPEWHVRMQAAFQKYTDNAVSKTINLPNSATRKDVERAFLLAYELGCKGITVYRDGSREEQVLSIKKKEKKDEAEKVHIKKPVSLIEPRPRPKVTIGRTIETKTGCGSLYVTINEDEHGIAEVFVQLGKSGGCAASQTEAIGRLISIALRSWVSPEAIIRQLKGIRCPSIGFEENEIITSCADGVAKILERYLKGDYRKIRVDLEGIKPLTEFEKKSTKITGDACPDCGGVLEYSEGCMTCKGCGYTKCG, translated from the coding sequence ATGGAGCTATCAAGAACGGCTGAGGTTGTTTTGAGAAAGAGGTATTTGTTGAAAGATGAGCACGGAAATGTGATTGAAACCCCAGAGGAGATGTGCTGGAGGGTGGCAAGAGCCATTGCAAAGGCAGAGGAGAACTACAACGGAGACTCTGAAAAATGGGCTAAGAGGTTTTTTGAGATAATTTACAATCAGCAGTTCATGCCTAACTCTCCTACGCTCATGAACGCCGGAACAAGCCTCCACCAGCTTTCTGCATGCTTCGTCATTCCAGTGGATGACAGCATCGAAGGGATATTCAAGGCTCTAGCAGATATGGCCAAGGTTCAGAAGAGCGGTGGAGGGACGGGATTCAGCTTTTCGAGGCTGAGGCCCAAGGGAGATATCGTAAAATCCACAATGGGAGTTGCCAGCGGTCCGGTTAGCTTCATGAAAATCTTTGATTCGGCTACTGAGCAGATAAAGCAGGGTGGAAGGAGAAGGGGGGCGAACATGGGAATACTGAATGTTCACCATCCAGACATAGAGGAGTTCATAACGGCGAAGAGAGAAGAGGGAGTTTTGAGAAACTTCAACATAAGTGTTGCTGTAACGGACAAGTTCATGAAGGCTGTTATTGAAGACAAGGAATACGAGCAAATCAACCCCAGAACCAAAGAGGTCGTGAGGAGAGTTCCCGCAAGAAAGATATTCGACATGATCATTGATGGAGCGTGGAGGAACGGCGAACCTGGGATGGTTTTCATAGATGCTGTTAATAAATTCAATCCAACCCCGCATATTGGTGAGATCGAGTCCACAAACCCATGTGGTGAGCAGCCGCTTTTGCCATACGAGAGCTGCAATCTTGGAAGTATAAATCTTGCTAAATTTGTTAAAGATGGAGATATTGACTGGGATTCGTTGAAAGAGATTGTGCACATTGCTGTTAGATTTCTGGACGATGTAATAGATGTTAACGATTATCCAATCCCGGAAATAGAGGAAATGACGAAAGGTAACAGAAAGATTGGGCTGGGCGTGATGGGCTGGGCCGACATGCTTTTCATGCTGGGCATACCCTACGATAGTAGAGAAGCTCTCGAGCTTGCTGAGAGGGTTATGAGCTTCATACAGGAGGAAAGTCATAAAGCCTCTCAAGATCTCGCAGAAGAGAGGGGAGTTTTCCCGAACTGGAAGGAGAGCGTCTGGGAGAAGAGAGGGATAAGGATCAGAAATGCTACCACGACAACCATAGCTCCCACTGGAACGATAAGCATAATAGCTGGATGCTCAAGCGGGATAGAACCCGTGTTTGCTCTAGCATATAAGAGAATGAACATACTCGATGGCGAGGAGTTCTTCGAGATAAATCCTGTTCTTGAAAGAACTTTAAGAGAGAATGGCCTATACAGCGATGAAATCCTATCGAAGATAGTGGAAAACGGAACGCTTGAAGGAGTGGATGAAATTCCGGAGAGCATGAAGAGAGTCTTCAAATGTGCACTGGAGATTTCTCCAGAGTGGCATGTTAGGATGCAGGCTGCATTTCAGAAGTACACTGATAACGCTGTAAGCAAAACGATCAACCTTCCTAACTCTGCAACAAGGAAGGATGTTGAGAGGGCATTTCTGCTCGCATATGAGCTTGGATGCAAGGGGATAACTGTTTACAGAGATGGAAGCAGAGAGGAACAGGTTTTGAGCATTAAAAAGAAAGAAAAGAAAGATGAAGCTGAGAAAGTGCACATAAAGAAGCCAGTATCACTTATAGAACCAAGGCCGAGACCGAAAGTTACTATTGGGAGAACAATTGAAACTAAAACCGGTTGCGGGTCGCTGTATGTGACGATAAATGAAGATGAGCACGGAATAGCGGAGGTGTTCGTTCAGCTTGGCAAGAGTGGAGGGTGTGCAGCATCGCAGACTGAGGCGATAGGCAGACTGATATCCATTGCTTTGAGAAGCTGGGTGAGTCCAGAAGCGATCATAAGGCAACTCAAGGGAATAAGGTGTCCATCCATTGGCTTTGAGGAGAATGAGATAATCACCTCATGTGCCGATGGAGTTGCAAAGATCCTCGAGAGGTACCTCAAGGGGGATTACAGAAAAATAAGGGTGGATCTGGAAGGTATAAAACCACTAACAGAGTTCGAAAAGAAATCAACCAAAATCACAGGAGATGCCTGTCCTGACTGTGGAGGGGTTCTCGAATACAGTGAGGGTTGCATGACATGCAAGGGTTGTGGATATACAAAGTGTGGCTGA
- a CDS encoding lysine exporter LysO family protein translates to MFVAVILLILASGITTGYVREYIMPESIYTTIDFFSSEIVQIVLIAFIFLIGLDMGLMESRMEKIKRSWKLGGLVAVGTVTGSLIAGLVIHLILKVPLSIALSVCAGMGWYSLTGPFLSKTLGAFAGALGFGANFLREVLTFISYPKFRDKTSAISIGGATTMDTTLPLIAKFSDSERALIAFIHGFFITIIVPVLLSILVEVL, encoded by the coding sequence GTGTTCGTTGCGGTGATACTTCTCATACTCGCATCCGGCATTACTACAGGATATGTTAGAGAGTATATCATGCCCGAGAGTATCTACACAACCATCGATTTTTTCTCATCCGAGATAGTGCAGATCGTTCTGATAGCCTTTATCTTCCTGATTGGTCTGGATATGGGACTTATGGAATCGAGGATGGAAAAGATAAAGAGATCCTGGAAATTAGGTGGCTTGGTTGCGGTTGGAACAGTAACAGGATCGCTTATTGCTGGACTGGTTATTCACCTTATTTTAAAAGTACCTCTGAGTATAGCTCTGTCTGTCTGTGCCGGGATGGGGTGGTATTCCCTCACAGGACCATTTCTGAGCAAAACCCTTGGAGCTTTTGCCGGAGCTCTGGGATTTGGTGCCAATTTTTTGAGGGAGGTTCTAACCTTCATATCCTATCCAAAGTTCAGGGATAAAACCTCAGCCATATCTATTGGAGGAGCAACAACCATGGACACAACCCTGCCATTAATAGCGAAGTTCTCGGATTCCGAGAGGGCCTTAATAGCGTTCATACATGGATTTTTCATTACGATCATAGTTCCGGTTCTGCTCTCAATTCTCGTTGAGGTTCTTTAG
- a CDS encoding LysO family transporter, with amino-acid sequence MIEYLVAVIAGFALGVFIEKRESKISKDFISKALTVCLFLLIFFLGYDIGSSLNVEEMSRVGKLSVVFAITTMFFSYAISKVLLRYV; translated from the coding sequence TTGATTGAGTATCTGGTTGCCGTTATAGCCGGATTTGCCCTTGGGGTTTTTATTGAGAAGCGTGAGAGCAAAATTAGCAAGGATTTTATCTCAAAGGCTTTAACGGTCTGCCTCTTCCTGCTCATATTCTTTCTCGGCTACGATATTGGAAGCTCACTTAATGTGGAGGAAATGAGCAGGGTGGGGAAGCTCTCAGTCGTTTTTGCGATCACAACTATGTTCTTCAGCTATGCGATCTCTAAAGTTTTGTTGAGGTATGTCTGA
- a CDS encoding signal peptidase I: protein MESSKLIGIAREIISTLVIVGIIVGAGILITGTWPFMVAIESGSMEPHMHVGDVVILMSPDRVGITTYVEGVEKNYKAFGDYGDVIVYHPNGDRSKTPVIHRVIAYVEKGEHIPVKIGNKLYLSKYVADHSGYVTQGDHNNAPDQPIISSPVKKEWIVGVAKLRIPLIGYIRLIFS from the coding sequence ATGGAAAGCTCCAAGCTCATAGGCATTGCCAGGGAAATAATCTCAACTCTCGTTATTGTAGGTATTATTGTAGGTGCTGGAATACTTATAACAGGTACTTGGCCTTTCATGGTCGCTATCGAGTCTGGCAGCATGGAACCTCATATGCATGTTGGTGATGTCGTGATACTCATGAGCCCGGACAGGGTTGGTATAACAACCTATGTGGAGGGTGTTGAAAAGAACTACAAAGCCTTTGGAGACTATGGAGATGTTATAGTTTATCACCCAAATGGGGACAGGAGCAAAACTCCTGTAATACACAGGGTTATAGCCTATGTGGAGAAAGGTGAACATATTCCCGTCAAGATTGGGAATAAGTTATACTTGTCGAAGTATGTTGCCGATCATTCGGGGTATGTTACGCAGGGGGATCACAACAACGCTCCAGATCAGCCGATCATCTCATCACCAGTCAAGAAAGAGTGGATTGTTGGAGTTGCAAAACTCAGGATACCCCTCATAGGATACATAAGGCTGATTTTCAGCTAA
- a CDS encoding DUF763 domain-containing protein, protein MEYSAISLPLHYGKAPYWLLNRMKKLSKQIIEIIINEFGEKEFFERISNPIFFQSFSNVLGFDWNSSGATTVMTGVLKSVLNSSEEIAIRVAGGKGLNARQTPEHIMKLGSFLDESEIDLLIANSRLSARIDNNALQDGYDLYHHAIIFSENYWTVIQQGMNEKLRTARRYHFKPRKFERIEVESQKEIISDRKENEIINLTSKHSRENRKTILDIIRDSRSLKRDIEFISIKQIRGQKTIDGRIIEYAVPRKVNWKAIEVAYSLQPDNFEDLLLIEGMGKGTIRALALIADLIYNSEYDRQDPAKYSFAVGGKDGVPFPVDLKVYDECISFLDTVVQQLTLDSFEKRSIEKRIAKLRPDELIT, encoded by the coding sequence ATGGAATATTCGGCCATAAGTCTCCCTTTACATTACGGAAAAGCTCCCTACTGGCTGCTTAACAGAATGAAGAAGCTGTCAAAGCAGATCATAGAGATAATAATCAACGAATTTGGGGAGAAAGAGTTCTTCGAAAGGATATCCAACCCTATTTTCTTTCAATCCTTCTCGAATGTTCTCGGATTCGACTGGAATTCCTCAGGAGCTACGACCGTAATGACAGGCGTGCTGAAATCCGTTTTAAACTCCAGCGAAGAGATCGCAATAAGAGTTGCCGGAGGAAAGGGTCTGAACGCGAGGCAAACTCCAGAACACATAATGAAGCTCGGCAGCTTTCTCGATGAATCGGAAATTGATTTGCTGATTGCCAACAGCAGATTATCTGCAAGAATCGATAACAACGCGTTACAGGATGGATACGATCTCTACCACCACGCGATCATATTCTCTGAAAACTACTGGACGGTTATACAGCAGGGAATGAACGAAAAGCTGAGGACCGCGAGAAGGTACCATTTCAAACCCAGAAAGTTTGAGAGGATTGAGGTTGAATCCCAGAAGGAGATTATCTCAGATAGAAAGGAAAATGAGATAATCAATTTAACCTCAAAGCATAGCAGGGAAAATAGAAAAACGATCCTTGACATCATCAGAGATTCCAGATCTCTGAAGAGGGATATCGAGTTCATTTCCATAAAGCAGATCAGGGGGCAGAAAACGATTGATGGAAGAATAATAGAGTATGCTGTGCCGAGAAAGGTGAACTGGAAGGCTATTGAAGTTGCTTACAGCTTGCAGCCAGATAACTTTGAGGATCTGCTTCTGATAGAGGGAATGGGGAAGGGAACCATAAGGGCTCTTGCCCTGATAGCAGATCTCATATACAACTCAGAGTATGACAGGCAGGATCCTGCCAAGTACTCATTCGCTGTTGGTGGAAAGGATGGTGTGCCGTTTCCCGTTGATCTGAAGGTGTACGACGAGTGTATAAGCTTTCTCGATACCGTTGTGCAGCAGCTAACACTTGACAGCTTTGAAAAAAGGAGTATTGAAAAGAGAATTGCCAAGTTAAGACCAGATGAATTAATTACCTGA